In Xenopus laevis strain J_2021 chromosome 2S, Xenopus_laevis_v10.1, whole genome shotgun sequence, a genomic segment contains:
- the LOC121400700 gene encoding uncharacterized protein LOC121400700 produces MGKDAGKQEIMDEGKCLFFPNGKSSKGHESLFKFDVCDFQQNSLSPDVTIGCMYDTIKLPVLRFYLTTEKINQNCNTNACNSEFMNQPGILVTEPETYVEGAFTQNTVEEVQEQDSYSSNIIIQASFASDIIVNSDDEITFAPIIGVEDLNDTLLWLEPSPINSPATENFHVITIHYANCMKDMIDAFCDPDILTKTLDVRRILNDNTEEAGSGSGVLRDTISHFWQEFYERCTLGALLKVPFIRHDFTAVTWKAIGRIFVKGYQDCGYLPCRLALSFTEEVLFNHVYSNVLDDFFYYVSSSEQEILSAALTNFSAVEMEDILDVLDNYGCRRKISAESFKQTLLEIAHKEVVQRPMFVIDCWREIIKPLLNLSPEELKKLYLELKPTQRKVLKLLEFPEDMTLKQKEVSKYLKQYVRELDQCTLPKFLRYCTGSDLIVTGKININFETMTTFTRRPVGRTCASILQLADDYTNFPDFRAEFNAVLESNIWVMEFV; encoded by the coding sequence ATGGGCAAAGATGCAGGAAAACAAGAGATTATGGATGAAGgaaaatgcctttttttcccaaatgGAAAATCCAGCAAGGGTCACGaatctttatttaaatttgatgtATGTGACTTCCAGCAGAATTCACTCAGCCCAGATGTAACAATTGGGTGCATGTATGACACTATCAAACTTCCTGTGCTTAGGTTTTACCTGACTAcagaaaaaataaaccaaaattgTAACACAAATGCGTGCAACAGTGAATTCATGAATCAGCCGGGTATTTTGGTAACAGAACCTGAAACATATGTAGAAGGTGCTTTTACCCAAAATACTGTTGAAGAGGTGCAAGAACAGGATAGTTATAGCTCAAATATCATAATACAGGCCTCATTTGCATCAGATATCATAGTAAATAGTGATGACGAGATTACATTTGCCCCAATAATAGGGGTTGAAGACCTGAATGATACACTTTTGTGGCTAGAACCTAGCCCCATTAATTCCCCTGCCACAGAAAATTTTCATGTCATAACAATACACTATGCTAATTGCATGAAGGATATGATTGATGCATTTTGTGACCCAGATATCTTAACTAAAACATTAGATGTAAGGCGAATACTTAATGATAACACAGAGGAAGCTGGTTCTGGATCAGGTGTACTAAGAGATACAATCTCCCATTTTTGGCAAGAATTTTATGAGCGTTGCACTCTAGGTGCTCTATTAAAAGTACCCTTTATTAGACATGACTTCACAGCAGTAACATGGAAGGCCATCGGGAGAATATTTGTGAAAGGTTACCAAGACTGTGGTTACCTGCCTTGTAGACTTGCACTTTCATTCACTGAGGAAGTTTTATTTAACCATGTATACAGTAATGTtcttgatgattttttttactatgtaagCTCTTCAGAGCAAGAAATTCTTAGTGCAGCTTTGACCAATTTTTCAGCTGTTGAAATGGAAGACATTCTTGATGTTCTAGATAACTACGGGTGTCGTAGAAAAATCTCTGCTGAGTCTTTTAAACAGACTCTACTGGAGATAGCACACAAAGAGGTTGTTCAAAGACCAATGTTTGTCATAGATTGCTGGAGAGAAATTATAAAGCCATTACTGAATCTGAGCCCAGAagaattgaaaaaactgtatTTAGAATTGAAGCCAACTCAACGTAAAGTGTTGAAATTGTTAGAATTCCCTGAAGATATGACTCTAAAACAAAAGGAAGTTTCAAAGTACCTGAAACAATATGTACGAGAACTTGACCAGTGCACATTACCTAAATTTTTGAGATACTGCACAGGCTCTGACTTAATAGTCACTGGTAAGATAAACATTAATTTCGAAACAATGACAACATTCACCAGAAGACCAGTAGGTCGTACATGTGCATCAATTCTTCAGCTAGCTGATGACTACACAAACTTTCCAGATTTCAGAGCTGAATTTAACGCTGTGCTTGAGAGCAATATATGGGTAATGGAATTTGTTTGA